One segment of Carya illinoinensis cultivar Pawnee chromosome 1, C.illinoinensisPawnee_v1, whole genome shotgun sequence DNA contains the following:
- the LOC122306379 gene encoding methylesterase 10-like translates to MDKSEMKHFVLVHGACHGAWCWYKVASLLKSSGHKVTVLDLAASGIHPRQVHEVKSFSEYIEPLMEFMASPPLMEEKVVLVGHSYGGICISAVMEKFPERISVAVYATAIMPGPDLSILTLGEEFNQRLDSYMDTQFTFDEGENNPPTSLLWGRNFTATQFYQLSPPEDLTLAMSLVRPFRLYGDTSTLQKEANLSREKYGKVPRVYIICEKDNVIKEDFQRWMIENNPAPEVKVIAGSDHMVMFSQPKELCSYLLEIAEKYP, encoded by the exons ATGGACAAGAGCGAGATGAAGCACTTTGTACTTGTACATGGAGCCTGTCATGGAGCATGGTGTTGGTATAAGGTGGCAAGTTTGTTGAAATCCTCAGGTCATAAGGTCACAGTCCTGGACCTAGCTGCTTCTGGGATCCACCCAAGGCAGGTGCATGAAGTAAAGTCATTTTCGGAATACATCGAGCCTTTGATGGAATTCATGGCGTCTCCGCCATTAATGGAGGAAAAGGTGGTCCTTGTCGGCCACAGCTATGGGGGTATCTGCATATCTGCTGTCATGGAGAAGTTTCCTGAGAGAATCTCTGTTGCAGTGTATGCCACCGCCATTATGCCAGGTCCCGACTTGAGTATCTTGACGCTAGGCGAAGAG TTCAACCAAAGACTGGATTCTTATATGGACACGCAGTTTACGTTCGATGAAGGGGAAAACAACCCTCCAACCTCCCTTTTATGGGGTCGCAACTTCACGGCAACCCAGTTTTACCAACTCTCCCCACCTGAG GATTTGACGCTTGCAATGTCGTTGGTGAGACCTTTTCGTCTCTACGGGGATACTTCAACATTGCAAAAAGAAGCAAATCTGAGCAGGGAGAAATACGGGAAAGTTCCTAGAGTTTACATCATTTGTGAAAAAGACAATGTGATCAAGGAGGATTTTCAAAGGTGGATGATTGAGAACAATCCAGCACCGGAGGTGAAGGTAATAGCCGGTTCCGATCACATGGTGATGTTCTCGCAACCAAAGGAGCTGTGCTCCTACCTCCTTGAAATTGCAGAGAAATATCCTTAA
- the LOC122306399 gene encoding methylesterase 10-like isoform X1: MDKSEMKHFVLVHGACHGAWCWYKVASLLKSSGHKVTVLDLAASGIHPKQVHEVKSFSEYIEPLMEFMASPPLMEEKVVLVGHSYGGICISAAMEKFPERISVAVYATAFMPSPDLRESLLQEFNRRLDSYMDTQFTFDEGENNPPTSLLWGRNSMATQFYQLSPPEDLTLAMSLVRPLRLFGDSSTLQKETKLSREKYGQVPRVYIICEKDNGIKEDFQRWMIENNPAPEVKVIAGSDHMVMFSQPKELCSLLLEIAGKYS, translated from the exons ATGGACAAGAGCGAGATGAAGCACTTTGTACTTGTACATGGAGCCTGTCATGGAGCATGGTGTTGGTATAAGGTGGCAAGTTTGTTGAAATCCTCGGGTCATAAGGTCACAGTCCTGGACCTAGCTGCTTCTGGGATCCACCCAAAGCAGGTGCATGAAGTAAAGTCATTTTCGGAATACATCGAGCCTTTGATGGAATTCATGGCGTCTCCGCCGTTAATGGAGGAAAAGGTGGTCCTTGTCGGCCACAGCTATGGAGGTATCTGCATATCTGCTGCCATGGAAAAGTTTCCTGAGAGAATCTCTGTTGCAGTGTATGCCACCGCCTTTATGCCTAGTCCCGACTTGAGAGAGTCTCTATTGCAGGAG TTCAACCGAAGACTGGATTCTTATATGGACACCCAGTTTACGTTCGATGAAGGGGAAAACAACCCTCCAACCTCCCTTTTATGGGGTCGCAACTCCATGGCAACCCAGTTTTACCAGCTCTCCCCACCTGAG GATTTGACGCTTGCAATGTCGTTGGTGAGACCTCTTCGTCTCTTCGGGGATTCTTCAACAttgcaaaaagaaacaaaactgaGCAGGGAGAAATACGGACAAGTTCCTAGGGTTTACATCATTTGTGAAAAAGACAATGGGATCAAGGAGGATTTCCAAAGGTGGATGATTGAGAACAATCCAGCACCGGAGGTGAAGGTAATAGCAGGTTCCGATCACATGGTGATGTTCTCGCAACCAAAGGAGCTGTGCTCCCTCCTCCTTGAAATTGCAGGGAAATATTCTTAA
- the LOC122306399 gene encoding esterase PIR7B-like isoform X2, with translation MDKSEMKHFVLVHGACHGAWCWYKVASLLKSSGHKVTVLDLAASGIHPKQVHEVKSFSEYIEPLMEFMASPPLMEEKVVLVGHSYGGICISAAMEKFPERISVAVYATAFMPSPDLRESLLQEDLTLAMSLVRPLRLFGDSSTLQKETKLSREKYGQVPRVYIICEKDNGIKEDFQRWMIENNPAPEVKVIAGSDHMVMFSQPKELCSLLLEIAGKYS, from the exons ATGGACAAGAGCGAGATGAAGCACTTTGTACTTGTACATGGAGCCTGTCATGGAGCATGGTGTTGGTATAAGGTGGCAAGTTTGTTGAAATCCTCGGGTCATAAGGTCACAGTCCTGGACCTAGCTGCTTCTGGGATCCACCCAAAGCAGGTGCATGAAGTAAAGTCATTTTCGGAATACATCGAGCCTTTGATGGAATTCATGGCGTCTCCGCCGTTAATGGAGGAAAAGGTGGTCCTTGTCGGCCACAGCTATGGAGGTATCTGCATATCTGCTGCCATGGAAAAGTTTCCTGAGAGAATCTCTGTTGCAGTGTATGCCACCGCCTTTATGCCTAGTCCCGACTTGAGAGAGTCTCTATTGCAGGAG GATTTGACGCTTGCAATGTCGTTGGTGAGACCTCTTCGTCTCTTCGGGGATTCTTCAACAttgcaaaaagaaacaaaactgaGCAGGGAGAAATACGGACAAGTTCCTAGGGTTTACATCATTTGTGAAAAAGACAATGGGATCAAGGAGGATTTCCAAAGGTGGATGATTGAGAACAATCCAGCACCGGAGGTGAAGGTAATAGCAGGTTCCGATCACATGGTGATGTTCTCGCAACCAAAGGAGCTGTGCTCCCTCCTCCTTGAAATTGCAGGGAAATATTCTTAA